In Maridesulfovibrio ferrireducens, the following proteins share a genomic window:
- a CDS encoding EH signature domain-containing protein, which produces MSYEKINGRCSRLDGYYEAPFDDGNMLGHQVLQILIDKGMKGGERLPENWLEVVLSIAQDPRVPTGNSSFRKWWSVMGPQRTDWIRNQLSSLDLKVFLDVLEDYAESSGKDDIKRMFPARKKFLEGLFDLKMVVNSRLFLGGEAVSFLKRSYNDKSLPHYAKQSDSDKAIIYLNLGNLHMIEGTHSFPLIMMDDLPPSSNVMSYEHDWFSKDDLNRRLLVAHDELRVKKTSMLPNDYIRHYPNLTWQHKALMAMKKYGVHVNPGNVLTRLDHNDFIKNSKYSL; this is translated from the coding sequence ATGTCATATGAGAAAATTAATGGAAGATGCAGCCGTCTGGACGGTTACTATGAAGCTCCCTTTGACGATGGGAATATGCTGGGACATCAAGTCCTTCAAATTCTTATCGACAAGGGTATGAAGGGTGGCGAACGACTGCCTGAAAATTGGCTTGAAGTAGTTCTGTCTATTGCGCAAGATCCGCGAGTTCCTACAGGCAATTCATCATTCAGAAAATGGTGGTCTGTGATGGGCCCGCAGAGAACAGACTGGATACGTAATCAGCTGTCCAGTCTTGATCTCAAGGTATTCCTAGACGTTCTAGAGGATTATGCAGAGAGTTCGGGAAAGGATGACATAAAACGCATGTTCCCAGCTCGTAAGAAATTTCTTGAAGGGTTATTTGACCTGAAAATGGTTGTAAATTCGAGACTCTTTCTTGGAGGCGAAGCTGTCTCATTCCTCAAACGCAGCTATAATGACAAATCTCTTCCGCATTACGCCAAGCAGAGTGATTCTGATAAGGCTATTATCTATCTTAACCTTGGAAATCTTCATATGATTGAAGGAACCCATAGCTTTCCACTCATAATGATGGACGACTTGCCACCGAGCTCCAACGTCATGTCCTACGAACATGACTGGTTTTCAAAAGATGACCTTAATCGAAGATTATTAGTAGCACATGATGAATTGCGAGTTAAAAAAACAAGCATGCTTCCAAATGATTATATAAGGCATTACCCAAATCTTACATGGCAGCATAAAGCTCTCATGGCCATGAAAAAGTATGGAGTTCATGTAAACCCTGGCAATGTTCTGACGAGATTAGACCATAATGACTTTATTAAAAATTCTAAATACTCACTCTAA